One genomic region from Mytilus trossulus isolate FHL-02 chromosome 9, PNRI_Mtr1.1.1.hap1, whole genome shotgun sequence encodes:
- the LOC134683267 gene encoding uncharacterized protein LOC134683267, which translates to MATSFDNCAICNLRHVSKLSVVWCSDCDEGLCQDCSEHHSLSKLSRNHSVVPIAEYKKLPSFLVNIKLHCDEHDEKYSLFCKEHNECVCRKCAISEKHRECKDMFPVEDVIQNSKTSVAFTEIESSLEEMKKKISLILEDRQNNLSSLSAAKRKIESEILAIRQQINNHLDKIQGLFMVEVNSAVENSTQKIQSFLASLKKDQREIDEYIEDVENIKKHATDLQTFLGITVLKNKLNETENTFISWSKGNSLAHTAVSYQLNNVLQNINDEINAFGKIAVYIQTCELLLQRRKDDQAQLIKRNVEPDCSIEHITLTLKTKINTKAANVSGCCILPCGKYVVSNYDPSYLILFSIDGEIENKITDIMPNIYDVECINNNVVAVTSSTVNNIKVVNLTTGKTFRTILTSSPCCGITYCEGNFIVCPEKGQLQEIRLEDNKTTDIGSDVVSLYIAAFGNTLYSRKRYTDTIFCHNRNGDILWTFSNSAVLKGPRGIAVDEYGNVFVAGVDSKTITAIASDGSKHKTLLSQKDLVGSPWSICYNSKFKLLLVVNEKDGQAYLYIVNHA; encoded by the coding sequence ATGGCTACCTCTTTTGATAACTGTGCTATTTGTAATTTGCGACATGTTTCGAAGCTGTCTGTTGTTTGGTGCTCAGATTGCGATGAAGGACTATGTCAAGACTGTTCAGAACATCACAGCTTATCTAAGTTATCACGAAACCACAGCGTTGTTCCTATTGCTGAGTATAAAAAGTTGCCATCTTTTCTGGTAAACATAAAACTGCACTGCGATGAGCACGATGAGAAATATTCATTGTTTTGCAAAGAGCATAACGAATGCGTTTGTAGAAAATGTGCCATTTCTGAAAAGCACCGGGAATGTAAAGACATGTTCCCCGTTGAAGATGTGATTCAGAATTCCAAAACATCTGTAGCTTTTACAGAAATCGAGTCCTCGCTCGAAGAAATGAAGAAGAAAATCTCTCTTATTTTAGAAGACAGACAAAATAATTTATCTTCATTATCAGCTGCCAAAAGGAAAATAGAATCCGAGATTTTGGCAATTCGACAACAGATAAATAACCACCTTGACAAAATACAAGGTCTTTTCATGGTTGAAGTAAACTCAGCAGTGGAAAATTCAACCCAAAAAATTCAGAGTTTCCTTGCATCTCTGAAGAAAGATCAAAGAGAAATTGACGAATACATTGAAGATGTAGAAAACATAAAGAAACATGCAACCGATCTGCAAACGTTTTTAGGAATAACGgtattaaaaaacaaactgaaTGAAACAGAAAACACATTCATATCATGGAGTAAAGGGAACAGTTTGGCTCACACCGCAGTATCTTATCAGTTAAACAACgtattacaaaatatcaatgacgAAATAAATGCGTTTGGAAAAATTGCCGTTTATATCCAAACATGTGAACTTTTATTACAAAGACGGAAAGATGATCAGGCTCaattaattaaaagaaatgtagAACCTGATTGTTCTATTGAGCATATAACACtgacattaaaaacaaaaataaatacaaaagcaGCAAATGTGTCCGGCTGCTGTATTTTACCTTGTGGTAAATATGTCGTGTCAAACTATGATCCTTCgtatttgatattgttttcaattgatggagaaattgaaaacaaaattactgACATCATGCCTAACATTTATGACGTTGAATGTATCAACAATAACGTTGTTGCTGTAACATCGTCAACTGTGAACAATATTAAAGTTGTCAATTTAACAACAGGGAAAACCTTCAGAACTATTCTAACAAGTTCTCCGTGTTGTGGAATTACTTACTGTGAAGGTAACTTTATAGTTTGTCCCGAAAAGGGACAGTTGCAGGAAATCAGACTGGAGGATAATAAAACAACTGATATTGGCAGTGATGTTGTGTCATTGTATATCGCTGCATTTGGCAATACACTTTACTCTAGAAAGAGATATACGGATACAATCTTCTGTCATAATAGAAACGGTGACATACTATGGACATTTTCAAATAGCGCCGTTCTTAAAGGACCAAGAGGTATTGCAGTAGATGAATATGGAAATGTGTTTGTTGCCGGGGTCGATTCCAAAACAATTACTGCAATAGCATCTGATGGCTCAAAGCACAAAACACTCCTGTCACAGAAAGACTTGGTCGGTTCTCCATGGTCTATATGCTACAACAGcaaatttaaacttttgcttGTAGTAAACGAAAAAGATGGCCAAGCATATTTGTACATTGTTAACCACGCATAA